The Salmo trutta chromosome 6, fSalTru1.1, whole genome shotgun sequence genome has a window encoding:
- the LOC115195888 gene encoding integrin beta-1 isoform X2: MDLKLLLISTLLAVICYSSAQQEGNECIKANAKSCGECIQVGAKCGWCTDPEFLKQGEATSTRCDELESLRKRGCGGAKVENPRGSQWILKNKAVTNRNKGAKKLRPEDITQIQPQKLTLSLRSGEPQSFNLKFKRAEDYPIDLYYLMDLSYSMKDDLENVKNLGTQLMLEMSKITSDFRIGFGSFVEKTVMPYISTTPAKLLNPCTGDQNCTSPFSYKNVLKLTSNGQEFNTLVGQQQISGNLDSPEGGFDAIMQVAVCGEHIGWRNVTRLLVFSTDAGFHFAGDGKLGGIVLPNDGKCHLENNMYTMSHYYDYPSIAHLVQKLSDNNIQTIFAITEEFQPVYKELKNLIPKSAVGTLSANSSNVINLIIDAYNSLSSEVILENSKLAEGVTITYQSRCKNGVTGEGEMGRKCSNISIGDEVSFNISITAKQCPKMGKPETIKIKPLGFTEEVEIALNFICECDCHKNGTENSEICHNGNGTYECGACRCNEGRIGRHCECSTNEVTSEDLDKNCRKDNGTDICSNNGDCVCGTCECKKRENPEERYSGKFCDCDNFNCDRSNNKLCGGHGRCECRVCICDANWTGSACDCSLDTTTCLASNKQICNGRGTCECGTCKCTDPKFQGPTCEICPTCPGVCAEHKECVQCRAFGTGEKKETCERDCSYFNLIKVKDRDKLPQPGQAFPLMHCKERDANDCWFYYTYAVNNNTEKEVHVVETLDCPAGPDIIPIVAGVVAGIVLIGLALLLIWKLLMIIHDRREFAKFEKEKMNAKWDTQENPIYKSPINKFQNPIYGRKAAVL, translated from the exons ATGGACCTGAAGCTACTTCTGATATCAACATTGTTAGCAGTCATTTGTTACAGCAGTGCGCAGCAAG AAGGGAACGAGTGCATCAAGGCCAATGCCAAatcctgtggggagtgtattcAAGTGGGAGCGAAATGTGGATGGTGCACAGACCCA gaGTTTCTTAAGCAGGGTGAGGCCACGTCGACCCGCTGTGACGAGCTGGAATCCCTGAGGAAGAGAGGTTGCGGCGGCGCCAAGGTAGAGAACCCCCGAGGCAGCCAGTGGATCCTGAAGAACAAGGCTGTGACCAACCGCAACAAGGGAGCAAAGAAACTCAGACCAGAGGATATCACACAGATCCAGCCCCAGAAACTCACCCTTAGCCTCAGATCTG GTGAACCCCAGTCTTTTAATCTGAAGTTCAAACGAGCTGAGGATTACCCCATCGACCTCTACTACCTGATGGACCTCTCCTACTCAATGAAGGATGAtctggaaaatgtaaagaacCTGGGAACACAGCTGATGCTGGAGATGTCAAAGATTACATCTGATTTCAGAATTG GTTTTGGTTCCTTTGTTGAGAAAACTGTGATGCCTTACATAAGCACCACCCCAGCCAAGCTGCTGAACCCCTGTACTGGGGACCAGAACTGCACCAGTCCATTCAGCTATAAGAATGTCCTGAAGCTGACCAGCAATGGACAGGAGTTCAACACCCTGGTGGGACAACAGCAGATCTCTGGAAACCTGGACTCACCAGAGGGAGGCTTTGATGCCATCATGCAAGTGGCTGTCTGTGGT gAGCACATTGGCTGGAGGAACGTCACCCGTCTGCTGGTGTTTTCCACTGATGCTGGCTTCCACTTTGCTGGAGATGGGAAACTGGGAGGGATTGTTCTGCCCAACGATGGGAAATGCCACCTGGAGAACAACATGTACACCATGAGCCACTACTAT GACTACCCCTCCATCGCCCATCTGGTTCAGAAACTAAGTGACAACAACATCCAGACAATCTTTGCCATCACAGAGGAGTTCCAGCCTGTTTACAAG GAGTTGAAGAATCTCATTCCTAAGTCTGCAGTGGGGACACTCTCTGCAAACTCCAGCAACGTTATCAACCTCATTATTGATGCCTACAAT TCTCTTTCCTCAGAGGTGATTCTGGAGAACAGTAAGCTAGCTGAGGGAGTTACCATCACGTACCAGTCACGCTGCAAGAACGGAGTGACtggtgagggagagatgggaaGAAAATGTTCTAACATCTCCATTGGAGACGAG GTGTCTTTCAACATAAGCATCACAGCTAAGCAGTGTCCTAAGATGGGCAAACCAGAGACCATCAAGATCAAACCCCTTGGGTTCACAGAGGAGGTGGAGATCGCTCTGAACTTCATCTGTGAATGTGACTGTCACAAAAACGGCACTGAGAACAGTGAAATCTGCCACAACGGCAACGGGACATATGAATGTGGAGCCTGCAG GTGCAACGAGGGCCGTATAGGTAGACATTGTGAGTGCAGCACCAACGAAGTGACCAGTGAAGACCTGGATAAGAACTGTCGTAAAGACAATGGTACAGACATCTGCAGCAACAAcggagactgtgtgtgtggaaCCTGCGAGTGTAAGAAGAGGGAGAACCCAGAGGAACGCTACAGTGGAAAGTTCTGCGATTGTGACAACTTTAACTGTGACCGCTCCAACAACAAACTCTGTGGAG GACATGGTCGTTGTGAGTGCAGGGTGTGTATCTGTGATGCCAACTGGACGGGCAGTGCCTGTGACTGTTCTCTGGACACCACAACCTGCCTGGCCTCTAACAAGCAGATCTGTAATGGCCGGGGCACCTGTGAGTGTGGCACCTGCAAGTGCACTGACCCCAAGTTCCAGGGGCCTACCTGTGAGATCTGTCCCACCTGTCCAGGAGTCTGCGCAGAACACAA GGAGTGTGTTCAGTGCAGGGCCTTTGGGACGGGGGAAAAGAAGGAGACGTGTGAGAGGGACTGTAGCTACTTCAACCTGATCAAGGTGAAGGACCGAGACAAGCTGCCCCAGCCAGGACAGGCCTTCCCCCTGATGCACTGTAAGGAGAGGGATGCCAATGACTGCTGGTTCTACTACACCTACGctgtcaacaacaacacagagaaggAGGTCCATGTGGTGGAAACACTAG ACTGCCCTGCGGGCCCGGACATCATCCCCATCGTGGCTGGCGTTGTGGCGGGCATTGTGCTGATCGGCCTGGCTTTGCTGCTCATTTGGAAGCTGCTCATGATCATCCACGACAGGAGGGAGTTCGCCAAGTTTGAAAAGGAGAAGATGAATGCTAAATGGGACACG CAAGAGAATCCTATATATAAGAGCCCTATTAATAAGTTCCAGAATCCAATCTATGGACGTAAAGCTGCGGTTCTATAA
- the LOC115195888 gene encoding integrin beta-1 isoform X1, translated as MDLKLLLISTLLAVICYSSAQQEGNECIKANAKSCGECIQVGAKCGWCTDPEFLKQGEATSTRCDELESLRKRGCGGAKVENPRGSQWILKNKAVTNRNKGAKKLRPEDITQIQPQKLTLSLRSGEPQSFNLKFKRAEDYPIDLYYLMDLSYSMKDDLENVKNLGTQLMLEMSKITSDFRIGFGSFVEKTVMPYISTTPAKLLNPCTGDQNCTSPFSYKNVLKLTSNGQEFNTLVGQQQISGNLDSPEGGFDAIMQVAVCGEHIGWRNVTRLLVFSTDAGFHFAGDGKLGGIVLPNDGKCHLENNMYTMSHYYDYPSIAHLVQKLSDNNIQTIFAITEEFQPVYKELKNLIPKSAVGTLSANSSNVINLIIDAYNSLSSEVILENSKLAEGVTITYQSRCKNGVTGEGEMGRKCSNISIGDEVVSFNISITAKQCPKMGKPETIKIKPLGFTEEVEIALNFICECDCHKNGTENSEICHNGNGTYECGACRCNEGRIGRHCECSTNEVTSEDLDKNCRKDNGTDICSNNGDCVCGTCECKKRENPEERYSGKFCDCDNFNCDRSNNKLCGGHGRCECRVCICDANWTGSACDCSLDTTTCLASNKQICNGRGTCECGTCKCTDPKFQGPTCEICPTCPGVCAEHKECVQCRAFGTGEKKETCERDCSYFNLIKVKDRDKLPQPGQAFPLMHCKERDANDCWFYYTYAVNNNTEKEVHVVETLDCPAGPDIIPIVAGVVAGIVLIGLALLLIWKLLMIIHDRREFAKFEKEKMNAKWDTQENPIYKSPINKFQNPIYGRKAAVL; from the exons ATGGACCTGAAGCTACTTCTGATATCAACATTGTTAGCAGTCATTTGTTACAGCAGTGCGCAGCAAG AAGGGAACGAGTGCATCAAGGCCAATGCCAAatcctgtggggagtgtattcAAGTGGGAGCGAAATGTGGATGGTGCACAGACCCA gaGTTTCTTAAGCAGGGTGAGGCCACGTCGACCCGCTGTGACGAGCTGGAATCCCTGAGGAAGAGAGGTTGCGGCGGCGCCAAGGTAGAGAACCCCCGAGGCAGCCAGTGGATCCTGAAGAACAAGGCTGTGACCAACCGCAACAAGGGAGCAAAGAAACTCAGACCAGAGGATATCACACAGATCCAGCCCCAGAAACTCACCCTTAGCCTCAGATCTG GTGAACCCCAGTCTTTTAATCTGAAGTTCAAACGAGCTGAGGATTACCCCATCGACCTCTACTACCTGATGGACCTCTCCTACTCAATGAAGGATGAtctggaaaatgtaaagaacCTGGGAACACAGCTGATGCTGGAGATGTCAAAGATTACATCTGATTTCAGAATTG GTTTTGGTTCCTTTGTTGAGAAAACTGTGATGCCTTACATAAGCACCACCCCAGCCAAGCTGCTGAACCCCTGTACTGGGGACCAGAACTGCACCAGTCCATTCAGCTATAAGAATGTCCTGAAGCTGACCAGCAATGGACAGGAGTTCAACACCCTGGTGGGACAACAGCAGATCTCTGGAAACCTGGACTCACCAGAGGGAGGCTTTGATGCCATCATGCAAGTGGCTGTCTGTGGT gAGCACATTGGCTGGAGGAACGTCACCCGTCTGCTGGTGTTTTCCACTGATGCTGGCTTCCACTTTGCTGGAGATGGGAAACTGGGAGGGATTGTTCTGCCCAACGATGGGAAATGCCACCTGGAGAACAACATGTACACCATGAGCCACTACTAT GACTACCCCTCCATCGCCCATCTGGTTCAGAAACTAAGTGACAACAACATCCAGACAATCTTTGCCATCACAGAGGAGTTCCAGCCTGTTTACAAG GAGTTGAAGAATCTCATTCCTAAGTCTGCAGTGGGGACACTCTCTGCAAACTCCAGCAACGTTATCAACCTCATTATTGATGCCTACAAT TCTCTTTCCTCAGAGGTGATTCTGGAGAACAGTAAGCTAGCTGAGGGAGTTACCATCACGTACCAGTCACGCTGCAAGAACGGAGTGACtggtgagggagagatgggaaGAAAATGTTCTAACATCTCCATTGGAGACGAGGTG GTGTCTTTCAACATAAGCATCACAGCTAAGCAGTGTCCTAAGATGGGCAAACCAGAGACCATCAAGATCAAACCCCTTGGGTTCACAGAGGAGGTGGAGATCGCTCTGAACTTCATCTGTGAATGTGACTGTCACAAAAACGGCACTGAGAACAGTGAAATCTGCCACAACGGCAACGGGACATATGAATGTGGAGCCTGCAG GTGCAACGAGGGCCGTATAGGTAGACATTGTGAGTGCAGCACCAACGAAGTGACCAGTGAAGACCTGGATAAGAACTGTCGTAAAGACAATGGTACAGACATCTGCAGCAACAAcggagactgtgtgtgtggaaCCTGCGAGTGTAAGAAGAGGGAGAACCCAGAGGAACGCTACAGTGGAAAGTTCTGCGATTGTGACAACTTTAACTGTGACCGCTCCAACAACAAACTCTGTGGAG GACATGGTCGTTGTGAGTGCAGGGTGTGTATCTGTGATGCCAACTGGACGGGCAGTGCCTGTGACTGTTCTCTGGACACCACAACCTGCCTGGCCTCTAACAAGCAGATCTGTAATGGCCGGGGCACCTGTGAGTGTGGCACCTGCAAGTGCACTGACCCCAAGTTCCAGGGGCCTACCTGTGAGATCTGTCCCACCTGTCCAGGAGTCTGCGCAGAACACAA GGAGTGTGTTCAGTGCAGGGCCTTTGGGACGGGGGAAAAGAAGGAGACGTGTGAGAGGGACTGTAGCTACTTCAACCTGATCAAGGTGAAGGACCGAGACAAGCTGCCCCAGCCAGGACAGGCCTTCCCCCTGATGCACTGTAAGGAGAGGGATGCCAATGACTGCTGGTTCTACTACACCTACGctgtcaacaacaacacagagaaggAGGTCCATGTGGTGGAAACACTAG ACTGCCCTGCGGGCCCGGACATCATCCCCATCGTGGCTGGCGTTGTGGCGGGCATTGTGCTGATCGGCCTGGCTTTGCTGCTCATTTGGAAGCTGCTCATGATCATCCACGACAGGAGGGAGTTCGCCAAGTTTGAAAAGGAGAAGATGAATGCTAAATGGGACACG CAAGAGAATCCTATATATAAGAGCCCTATTAATAAGTTCCAGAATCCAATCTATGGACGTAAAGCTGCGGTTCTATAA
- the LOC115195888 gene encoding integrin beta-1 isoform X3, with translation MDLKLLLISTLLAVICYSSAQQEGNECIKANAKSCGECIQVGAKCGWCTDPEFLKQGEATSTRCDELESLRKRGCGGAKVENPRGSQWILKNKAVTNRNKGAKKLRPEDITQIQPQKLTLSLRSGEPQSFNLKFKRAEDYPIDLYYLMDLSYSMKDDLENVKNLGTQLMLEMSKITSDFRIGFGSFVEKTVMPYISTTPAKLLNPCTGDQNCTSPFSYKNVLKLTSNGQEFNTLVGQQQISGNLDSPEGGFDAIMQVAVCGEHIGWRNVTRLLVFSTDAGFHFAGDGKLGGIVLPNDGKCHLENNMYTMSHYYDYPSIAHLVQKLSDNNIQTIFAITEEFQPVYKELKNLIPKSAVGTLSANSSNVINLIIDAYNSLSSEVILENSKLAEGVTITYQSRCKNGVTGEGEMGRKCSNISIGDEVVSFNISITAKQCPKMGKPETIKIKPLGFTEEVEIALNFICECDCHKNGTENSEICHNGNGTYECGACRCNEGRIGRHCECSTNEVTSEDLDKNCRKDNGTDICSNNGDCVCGTCECKKRENPEERYSGKFCDCDNFNCDRSNNKLCGGHGRCECRVCICDANWTGSACDCSLDTTTCLASNKQICNGRGTCECGTCKCTDPKFQGPTCEICPTCPGVCAEHKECVQCRAFGTGEKKETCERDCSYFNLIKVKDRDKLPQPGQAFPLMHCKERDANDCWFYYTYAVNNNTEKEVHVVETLDCPAGPDIIPIVAGVVAGIVLIGLALLLIWKLLMIIHDRREFAKFEKEKMNAKWDTGENPIYKSAVTTVVNPKYEGK, from the exons ATGGACCTGAAGCTACTTCTGATATCAACATTGTTAGCAGTCATTTGTTACAGCAGTGCGCAGCAAG AAGGGAACGAGTGCATCAAGGCCAATGCCAAatcctgtggggagtgtattcAAGTGGGAGCGAAATGTGGATGGTGCACAGACCCA gaGTTTCTTAAGCAGGGTGAGGCCACGTCGACCCGCTGTGACGAGCTGGAATCCCTGAGGAAGAGAGGTTGCGGCGGCGCCAAGGTAGAGAACCCCCGAGGCAGCCAGTGGATCCTGAAGAACAAGGCTGTGACCAACCGCAACAAGGGAGCAAAGAAACTCAGACCAGAGGATATCACACAGATCCAGCCCCAGAAACTCACCCTTAGCCTCAGATCTG GTGAACCCCAGTCTTTTAATCTGAAGTTCAAACGAGCTGAGGATTACCCCATCGACCTCTACTACCTGATGGACCTCTCCTACTCAATGAAGGATGAtctggaaaatgtaaagaacCTGGGAACACAGCTGATGCTGGAGATGTCAAAGATTACATCTGATTTCAGAATTG GTTTTGGTTCCTTTGTTGAGAAAACTGTGATGCCTTACATAAGCACCACCCCAGCCAAGCTGCTGAACCCCTGTACTGGGGACCAGAACTGCACCAGTCCATTCAGCTATAAGAATGTCCTGAAGCTGACCAGCAATGGACAGGAGTTCAACACCCTGGTGGGACAACAGCAGATCTCTGGAAACCTGGACTCACCAGAGGGAGGCTTTGATGCCATCATGCAAGTGGCTGTCTGTGGT gAGCACATTGGCTGGAGGAACGTCACCCGTCTGCTGGTGTTTTCCACTGATGCTGGCTTCCACTTTGCTGGAGATGGGAAACTGGGAGGGATTGTTCTGCCCAACGATGGGAAATGCCACCTGGAGAACAACATGTACACCATGAGCCACTACTAT GACTACCCCTCCATCGCCCATCTGGTTCAGAAACTAAGTGACAACAACATCCAGACAATCTTTGCCATCACAGAGGAGTTCCAGCCTGTTTACAAG GAGTTGAAGAATCTCATTCCTAAGTCTGCAGTGGGGACACTCTCTGCAAACTCCAGCAACGTTATCAACCTCATTATTGATGCCTACAAT TCTCTTTCCTCAGAGGTGATTCTGGAGAACAGTAAGCTAGCTGAGGGAGTTACCATCACGTACCAGTCACGCTGCAAGAACGGAGTGACtggtgagggagagatgggaaGAAAATGTTCTAACATCTCCATTGGAGACGAGGTG GTGTCTTTCAACATAAGCATCACAGCTAAGCAGTGTCCTAAGATGGGCAAACCAGAGACCATCAAGATCAAACCCCTTGGGTTCACAGAGGAGGTGGAGATCGCTCTGAACTTCATCTGTGAATGTGACTGTCACAAAAACGGCACTGAGAACAGTGAAATCTGCCACAACGGCAACGGGACATATGAATGTGGAGCCTGCAG GTGCAACGAGGGCCGTATAGGTAGACATTGTGAGTGCAGCACCAACGAAGTGACCAGTGAAGACCTGGATAAGAACTGTCGTAAAGACAATGGTACAGACATCTGCAGCAACAAcggagactgtgtgtgtggaaCCTGCGAGTGTAAGAAGAGGGAGAACCCAGAGGAACGCTACAGTGGAAAGTTCTGCGATTGTGACAACTTTAACTGTGACCGCTCCAACAACAAACTCTGTGGAG GACATGGTCGTTGTGAGTGCAGGGTGTGTATCTGTGATGCCAACTGGACGGGCAGTGCCTGTGACTGTTCTCTGGACACCACAACCTGCCTGGCCTCTAACAAGCAGATCTGTAATGGCCGGGGCACCTGTGAGTGTGGCACCTGCAAGTGCACTGACCCCAAGTTCCAGGGGCCTACCTGTGAGATCTGTCCCACCTGTCCAGGAGTCTGCGCAGAACACAA GGAGTGTGTTCAGTGCAGGGCCTTTGGGACGGGGGAAAAGAAGGAGACGTGTGAGAGGGACTGTAGCTACTTCAACCTGATCAAGGTGAAGGACCGAGACAAGCTGCCCCAGCCAGGACAGGCCTTCCCCCTGATGCACTGTAAGGAGAGGGATGCCAATGACTGCTGGTTCTACTACACCTACGctgtcaacaacaacacagagaaggAGGTCCATGTGGTGGAAACACTAG ACTGCCCTGCGGGCCCGGACATCATCCCCATCGTGGCTGGCGTTGTGGCGGGCATTGTGCTGATCGGCCTGGCTTTGCTGCTCATTTGGAAGCTGCTCATGATCATCCACGACAGGAGGGAGTTCGCCAAGTTTGAAAAGGAGAAGATGAATGCTAAATGGGACACG
- the LOC115195888 gene encoding integrin beta-1 isoform X4 produces MDLKLLLISTLLAVICYSSAQQEGNECIKANAKSCGECIQVGAKCGWCTDPEFLKQGEATSTRCDELESLRKRGCGGAKVENPRGSQWILKNKAVTNRNKGAKKLRPEDITQIQPQKLTLSLRSGEPQSFNLKFKRAEDYPIDLYYLMDLSYSMKDDLENVKNLGTQLMLEMSKITSDFRIGFGSFVEKTVMPYISTTPAKLLNPCTGDQNCTSPFSYKNVLKLTSNGQEFNTLVGQQQISGNLDSPEGGFDAIMQVAVCGEHIGWRNVTRLLVFSTDAGFHFAGDGKLGGIVLPNDGKCHLENNMYTMSHYYDYPSIAHLVQKLSDNNIQTIFAITEEFQPVYKELKNLIPKSAVGTLSANSSNVINLIIDAYNSLSSEVILENSKLAEGVTITYQSRCKNGVTGEGEMGRKCSNISIGDEVSFNISITAKQCPKMGKPETIKIKPLGFTEEVEIALNFICECDCHKNGTENSEICHNGNGTYECGACRCNEGRIGRHCECSTNEVTSEDLDKNCRKDNGTDICSNNGDCVCGTCECKKRENPEERYSGKFCDCDNFNCDRSNNKLCGGHGRCECRVCICDANWTGSACDCSLDTTTCLASNKQICNGRGTCECGTCKCTDPKFQGPTCEICPTCPGVCAEHKECVQCRAFGTGEKKETCERDCSYFNLIKVKDRDKLPQPGQAFPLMHCKERDANDCWFYYTYAVNNNTEKEVHVVETLDCPAGPDIIPIVAGVVAGIVLIGLALLLIWKLLMIIHDRREFAKFEKEKMNAKWDTGENPIYKSAVTTVVNPKYEGK; encoded by the exons ATGGACCTGAAGCTACTTCTGATATCAACATTGTTAGCAGTCATTTGTTACAGCAGTGCGCAGCAAG AAGGGAACGAGTGCATCAAGGCCAATGCCAAatcctgtggggagtgtattcAAGTGGGAGCGAAATGTGGATGGTGCACAGACCCA gaGTTTCTTAAGCAGGGTGAGGCCACGTCGACCCGCTGTGACGAGCTGGAATCCCTGAGGAAGAGAGGTTGCGGCGGCGCCAAGGTAGAGAACCCCCGAGGCAGCCAGTGGATCCTGAAGAACAAGGCTGTGACCAACCGCAACAAGGGAGCAAAGAAACTCAGACCAGAGGATATCACACAGATCCAGCCCCAGAAACTCACCCTTAGCCTCAGATCTG GTGAACCCCAGTCTTTTAATCTGAAGTTCAAACGAGCTGAGGATTACCCCATCGACCTCTACTACCTGATGGACCTCTCCTACTCAATGAAGGATGAtctggaaaatgtaaagaacCTGGGAACACAGCTGATGCTGGAGATGTCAAAGATTACATCTGATTTCAGAATTG GTTTTGGTTCCTTTGTTGAGAAAACTGTGATGCCTTACATAAGCACCACCCCAGCCAAGCTGCTGAACCCCTGTACTGGGGACCAGAACTGCACCAGTCCATTCAGCTATAAGAATGTCCTGAAGCTGACCAGCAATGGACAGGAGTTCAACACCCTGGTGGGACAACAGCAGATCTCTGGAAACCTGGACTCACCAGAGGGAGGCTTTGATGCCATCATGCAAGTGGCTGTCTGTGGT gAGCACATTGGCTGGAGGAACGTCACCCGTCTGCTGGTGTTTTCCACTGATGCTGGCTTCCACTTTGCTGGAGATGGGAAACTGGGAGGGATTGTTCTGCCCAACGATGGGAAATGCCACCTGGAGAACAACATGTACACCATGAGCCACTACTAT GACTACCCCTCCATCGCCCATCTGGTTCAGAAACTAAGTGACAACAACATCCAGACAATCTTTGCCATCACAGAGGAGTTCCAGCCTGTTTACAAG GAGTTGAAGAATCTCATTCCTAAGTCTGCAGTGGGGACACTCTCTGCAAACTCCAGCAACGTTATCAACCTCATTATTGATGCCTACAAT TCTCTTTCCTCAGAGGTGATTCTGGAGAACAGTAAGCTAGCTGAGGGAGTTACCATCACGTACCAGTCACGCTGCAAGAACGGAGTGACtggtgagggagagatgggaaGAAAATGTTCTAACATCTCCATTGGAGACGAG GTGTCTTTCAACATAAGCATCACAGCTAAGCAGTGTCCTAAGATGGGCAAACCAGAGACCATCAAGATCAAACCCCTTGGGTTCACAGAGGAGGTGGAGATCGCTCTGAACTTCATCTGTGAATGTGACTGTCACAAAAACGGCACTGAGAACAGTGAAATCTGCCACAACGGCAACGGGACATATGAATGTGGAGCCTGCAG GTGCAACGAGGGCCGTATAGGTAGACATTGTGAGTGCAGCACCAACGAAGTGACCAGTGAAGACCTGGATAAGAACTGTCGTAAAGACAATGGTACAGACATCTGCAGCAACAAcggagactgtgtgtgtggaaCCTGCGAGTGTAAGAAGAGGGAGAACCCAGAGGAACGCTACAGTGGAAAGTTCTGCGATTGTGACAACTTTAACTGTGACCGCTCCAACAACAAACTCTGTGGAG GACATGGTCGTTGTGAGTGCAGGGTGTGTATCTGTGATGCCAACTGGACGGGCAGTGCCTGTGACTGTTCTCTGGACACCACAACCTGCCTGGCCTCTAACAAGCAGATCTGTAATGGCCGGGGCACCTGTGAGTGTGGCACCTGCAAGTGCACTGACCCCAAGTTCCAGGGGCCTACCTGTGAGATCTGTCCCACCTGTCCAGGAGTCTGCGCAGAACACAA GGAGTGTGTTCAGTGCAGGGCCTTTGGGACGGGGGAAAAGAAGGAGACGTGTGAGAGGGACTGTAGCTACTTCAACCTGATCAAGGTGAAGGACCGAGACAAGCTGCCCCAGCCAGGACAGGCCTTCCCCCTGATGCACTGTAAGGAGAGGGATGCCAATGACTGCTGGTTCTACTACACCTACGctgtcaacaacaacacagagaaggAGGTCCATGTGGTGGAAACACTAG ACTGCCCTGCGGGCCCGGACATCATCCCCATCGTGGCTGGCGTTGTGGCGGGCATTGTGCTGATCGGCCTGGCTTTGCTGCTCATTTGGAAGCTGCTCATGATCATCCACGACAGGAGGGAGTTCGCCAAGTTTGAAAAGGAGAAGATGAATGCTAAATGGGACACG